The Balneola sp. genomic sequence AATATGATTTAGGTGAAACGGCTTCGTTTCTATACACTCTGCCAGGCATAATTGATCGAATAGGAGGGGTGGTGTTCTCCATTAGTCTGATCTGCACTGGGGACGTGTGTGTTCTAAGGACTAAATCCATCATATCAGGATCATCACTCTTTCTTACAAAAAAAGTGTCCTGTTCATCTCGAGCCGGATGATTTGGTGGAAAATTCAAAGCTGTAAAATTATGGAAGTCATCTTCAACTTCCGGTCCATCCGCTATCGTAAATCCCAGCCTATAAAAGATATTCTTCATTTCATCCAGAGTCTTCGTTAATGGATGAAGAGAACCAATAGGGAATTCAGGAGCAGTAAGTGTCAAATCATCAGTTGCACTTATAGATTTGCTTTCGGAAGAAGTAAGAGATTCCTTAGCTGTGTCAAATCTTTGCTGAGCAAGCTGCTTTGCTTCATTCATTGCTTTTCCAAGAGCTGCTCGTTCTTCTTTAGGAGCAGAGCCAAGTTCTTTGAACATTGTTTGAACACGGCCATTTCTGGAAAGAAATTCTAAACGGAAGTTCTCCAGTTGTTCTTCGTTCTCGATGGCAAAGCTTTCAATTTCTTTTTTTAGTTGTTCAATCTTGTCAAGCATGTAAGTGAATGAGATTATTCAGGTGCAAAAATAAAAAAACCGGTAAACCTATTTGAATAAGATTTACCGGCTTATGAATAGCAAGTTTGCAATTACGCGCGGGCTTCCTTTACAATGGCAGCAAACGTTTCCGCGTCATGAACTGCTAAATCTGCCAAGACCTTACGGTTGATTTCCATATTCTTCTGGCTCATGGCATGCATAAGCTTTGAATAGGTAGTTCCGTTTAGTCTAGCTGCGGCGTTGATTCTAACAATCCATAATCTTCGGAAAACACGCTTGCGATTCTTTCTATCACGGTATTGGTACTGAAGACCTCTTTCTACCGCATTCTTCGCAATCGTGTAAACATTTTTTCGCTTGCCCCAGTAACCTTTCGCTTGATTTAAAATCTTCTTGCGACGGCGACGGGAAGCCACCAAATTTAGTGATCGTGGCATTTTGTCTAGATTATGTGATTAAAATTTATTTGGGATCATTTCCTTAACTCTTGCAACATCAGCTTCAGCTACGAGAGTGGATTGCCCCAACTTTCTTTTGGTTTTACTGCTCTTTTTAGTAAGAATGTGACGCTTAAAAGCTTTCTTACGTTTAATTTTACCAGAACCGGTAACCTTAAAACGTTTTTTAGCCCCACTATTACTTTTCATTTTAGGCATTATAAGTCCACTTGCTTTGTGAAAATTTAAAGACCAGAAAGATAGGCATTAATCAATGTCTAAGCAATGAATTTCGCTTATTTCATTGGTGATAAAATCATAATCATTCTACGGCCTTCGAGGTTGGGTTTAGATTCAATTTTTGAAACG encodes the following:
- a CDS encoding 50S ribosomal protein L20 — its product is MPRSLNLVASRRRRKKILNQAKGYWGKRKNVYTIAKNAVERGLQYQYRDRKNRKRVFRRLWIVRINAAARLNGTTYSKLMHAMSQKNMEINRKVLADLAVHDAETFAAIVKEARA
- a CDS encoding 50S ribosomal protein L35, yielding MPKMKSNSGAKKRFKVTGSGKIKRKKAFKRHILTKKSSKTKRKLGQSTLVAEADVARVKEMIPNKF
- a CDS encoding phenylalanine--tRNA ligase subunit alpha, translated to MLDKIEQLKKEIESFAIENEEQLENFRLEFLSRNGRVQTMFKELGSAPKEERAALGKAMNEAKQLAQQRFDTAKESLTSSESKSISATDDLTLTAPEFPIGSLHPLTKTLDEMKNIFYRLGFTIADGPEVEDDFHNFTALNFPPNHPARDEQDTFFVRKSDDPDMMDLVLRTHTSPVQIRLMENTTPPIRSIMPGRVYRNEAVSPKSYFLFHQVEALYVDENVSVADLKETLITFIKLMYGSDVKYRLRPGFFPFTEPSLELDIWWGSEKEGKWLEILGSGMVDPNVFKAAGVDPEKYTGFAWGMGVERIAILKYGIDDIRTFYENDIRFLEQFN